One part of the Populus alba chromosome 18, ASM523922v2, whole genome shotgun sequence genome encodes these proteins:
- the LOC118059406 gene encoding COP9 signalosome complex subunit 5a, translating into MDPYPSSSSSIAQKTWELENNIKAIDTPTPTTATDTSFLSDAIFHYDDAAQAKFQQEKPWSNDPNYFRRVRISALALLKMVVHARSGGTIEVMGLMQGKTDGDSIIVMDAFALPVEGTETRVNAQADAYEYMVDYSQTNKQAGRLENVVGWYHSHPGYGCWLSGIDVSTQMLNQQFQEPFLAVVIDPTRTVSAGKVEIGAFRTYPEGYKPPDDPVSEYQTIPLNKIEDFGVHCKQYYALDITYFKSSLDCHLLDLLWNKYWVNTLSSSPLLGNGDYVAGQISDLAEKLEHAENQLSHSRLGPLMAPQRKKDEESQLAKITRDSAKITVEQVHGLMSQVIKDILFNSVRQSNRSRAETSGPEPMVET; encoded by the exons ATGGATCCCTACCCTTCTTCTTCGTCCTCGATAGCCCAAAAAACCTGGGAGCTCGAGAACAACATTAAAGCTATCGACACACCAACCCCAACAACAGCTACAGACACTTCTTTTTTATCGGACGCGATTTTTCACTACGATGATGCAGCACAAGCGAAGTTCCAGCAAGAAAAACCGTGGTCGAACGATCCGAATTATTTTAGACGAGTGAGGATCTCTGCTCTTGCTTTGTTAAAGATGGTTGTCCATGCTCGATCAGGCGGGACTATTGAAGTTATGGGGCTAATGCAAGGGAAAACTGATGGGGATTCAATTATTGTTATGGATGCTTTTGCTCTTCCCGTAGAAGGGACGGAGACGAGGGTTAATGCTCAGGCTGATGCTTATGAGTATATGGTCGATTATTCTCAGACTAATAAACAG GCTGGACGTTTGGAGAATGTTGTTGGGTGGTATCACTCACATCCTGGCTATGGATGCTGGCTTTCAGGTATTGATGTTTCAACCCAAATGCTTAACCAGCAATTTCAGGAGCCGTTTTTGGCAGTTGTTATTGATCCAACAAGGACTGTCTCAGCGGGGAAAGTTGAGATTGGGGCATTCAGGACATATCCAGAAGGATACAAGCCTCCAGATGATCCTGTTTCTGAATACCAAACTATTCCTCTTAATAAGATTGAGGACTTTGGAGTTCATTGCAAACAG TATTATGCTTTGGATATAACTTATTTCAAGTCTTCTCTTGATTGCCACCTCTTGGATCTTTTGTGGAACAAATACTGGGTGAATACACTTTCATCTTCACCTCTCTTGGGCAATGGAGACTATGTTGCGGGGCAAATTTCTGATCTAG CTGAGAAGCTGGAGCATGCAGAGAATCAATTGTCACATTCTCGATTGGGACCCTTAATGGCTcctcaaagaaagaaagat GAAGAATCTCAACTTGCAAAAATTACTCGTGATAGTGCTAAGATAACTGTGGAGCAGGTCCATGGTCTCATGTCACAG gtTATCAAGGacatccttttcaactctgTTCGTCAATCAAATAGATCTCGTGCAGAGACATCCGGCCCTGAGCCAATGGTTGAAACATGA
- the LOC118059407 gene encoding CAAX prenyl protease 1 homolog, with protein sequence MRNSTDLFRSFGFDTQPVLIGLIIFQHTVIPLQHLVSFGLNLVSRSFEFQADVFAKKLGYGSALRGGLVKLQIEPNCKREKWSTKYMQPIVNKY encoded by the exons ATGAGGAACTCAACTGATCTCTTCCGAAGTTTTGGATTTGATACACAGCCAGTACTCATCGGTCTGATCATATTTCAG CATACTGTAATACCTCTCCAACACCTTGTAAGCTTTGGTCTTAATCTGGTGAGCCGATCTTTTGAATTTCAG GCGGATGTTTTTGCTAAAAAGCTTGGTTATGGCTCTGCTCTTCGGGGTGGTCTTGTGAAACTACAG ATTGAGCCGAATTGCAAAAGGGAGAAATGGAGCACCAAATATATGCAACCAATTGTTAATAAGTATTAG
- the LOC118059408 gene encoding uncharacterized protein isoform X4: protein MPFPLLKNQTTEIVHYSKKDLPAVEWRTGTMRLIAQLLTQETFTREECDRLTHIIKSRVVDSPIIRGTEDGRLGEVLDKTAGNVMIQMLTHLISAIRLLKRLKNGLRGRNWGQIQSQWSVESALSTLLHMLVILVTEEEAGSPVDLAKSYMQDRPLWASPSTNHIQLQSPSSMGKELFKEATAFSVGSKSLSPSKLNWDSPVTGSWNIQEELRKVRSRATEEMLRTRPSTKIDWPALASAYKGGPSLLCTGDVGGAKDKFSNFTQLVDVPLTWGSAATNSGLTDSQMAQDKLQNEAFPPNAATSVPEKSQDLGSTPNIECRAGLPDGSEAISSHGQQQQLSEEVIVKQSADASIAAPAPAPATAHSLRDIEETSHPSSFTAETVQGKSFKSDSMLLEVNYIASKEVSGRDDAVATNGCPSSAYSLPAVHYGEQKSMLSGKEHSLVGPDHDKVTRTAPGEETCELLSEASMEVPNDNEIVGFANDSEDSSSMYQGGLVQAVARPNSKRRSVSRTTGAKQQGRNVSGRDKRRGRGRGK from the exons ATGCCGTTTCCACTTCTG AAGAATCAAACAACTGAAATTGTTCATTACTCAAAAAAAGATCTCCCGGCTGTAGAGTGGAGGACTGGAACAATGCGTTTAATTGCACAGCTTCTAACGCAGGAAACGTTCACGAG GGAAGAATGCGACAGActaacacatataattaaatcaagagTTGTAGATTCTCCCATCATTAGAGGCACAGAAGATGGGAGACTGGGTGAGGTTCTGGACAAGACAGCTGGCAATG TGATGATCCAGATGTTGACACACCTGATATCCGCAATACGGCTGTTAAAGAGGCTAAAAAATGGTTTGAGGGGAAGAAATTGGGGGCAAATTCAAAGCCAGTGGAGTGTGGAATCTGCACTCTCAACACTGCTCCACATGTTAGTAATCCTG GTTACTGAAGAAGAAGCAGGTTCACCAGTGGATTTGGCCAAATCTTACATGCAAGATCGCCCACTATGGGCTTCTCCTTCCACAAACCATATCCAGTTGCAATCCCCATCATCAATGGGAAAAGAGCTTTTTAAGGAAGCAACAGCATTTTCAGTTGGTAGCAAGTCACTGTCACCATCAAAG TTGAACTGGGATTCCCCTGTCACTGGTTCGTGGAATATTCAGGAAGAACTACGCAAAGTGAGATCCAGGGCAACTGAAGAGATGCTAAGGACTCGACCGTCTACCAAAATTGATTGGCCTGCATTAGCTTCAGCTTATAAAGGAGGTCCTAGTTTATTGTGTACTGGAGACGTTGGTGGTGCTAAAGATAAATTTTCCAACTTTACACAATTAGTAGATGTACCTTTGACATGGGGCAGTGCAGCAACTAATTCTGGCTTGACAG ATTCTCAGATGGCACAAGATAAGTTGCAGAATGAAGCTTTTCCACCTAATGCAGCTACTTCTGTTCCTGAAAAAAGTCAG GATCTGGGATCGACACCGAACATTGAGTGTAGGGCAG GCTTGCCTGATGGCTCTGAAGCGATATCAAGCCATGGACAGCAACAACAGCTTTCAGAAGAAGTGATAGTAAAACAAAG TGCTGATGCCTCCATTGCTGCTCCTGCTCCTGCTCCTGCTACTGCTCATAGCCTTAGAGACATCGAGGAGACTAGCCACCCTTCAAGCTTCACAGCAGAAACTGTTCAAGGCAAGAGTTTTAAATCTG ATTCAATGTTACTTGAAGTAAATTATATAGCATCCAAGGAAGTTTCTGGAAGAGATGATGCAGTTGCTACCAATGGCTGCCCTTCTTCAGCATACAG TTTGCCTGCAGTACACTACGGAGAACAGAAGTCTATGCTGTCTGGCAAAGAACACAGTTTAGTTGGTCCAGATCATGACAAGGTGACAAGAACTGCTCCTGGAGAGGAAACCTGCGAGCTTCTGAGTGAGGCTTCCATGGAGGTGCCAAACGATAATGAAATTGTTGGTTTTGCTAATGACTCTGAAGACAGCTCCAGCATGTACCAGGGAGGGTTAGTACAGGCTGTGGCTCGACCAAATTCAAAACGCCGCTCAGTATCCAGGACAACTGGTGCCAAGCAGCAAGGAAGAAACGTTAGCGGCAGAGACAAAAGGAGAGGCAGAGGACGGGGTAAATAA
- the LOC118059408 gene encoding uncharacterized protein isoform X3, whose protein sequence is MSAVSRPPNRLTEFKSGGKIVRPRRATTPRPTPYDRPTPRLSPNSTPQNPNWLSRLIFSPSRLLANGAGKVFSSVFGSESSDSSSGDEDDDEDEDSDAVSTSEGEMEDTIEDGDEGSASSLSGEKKNQTTEIVHYSKKDLPAVEWRTGTMRLIAQLLTQETFTREECDRLTHIIKSRVVDSPIIRGTEDGRLGEVLDKTAGNDVDTPDIRNTAVKEAKKWFEGKKLGANSKPVECGICTLNTAPHVTEEEAGSPVDLAKSYMQDRPLWASPSTNHIQLQSPSSMGKELFKEATAFSVGSKSLSPSKLNWDSPVTGSWNIQEELRKVRSRATEEMLRTRPSTKIDWPALASAYKGGPSLLCTGDVGGAKDKFSNFTQLVDVPLTWGSAATNSGLTDSQMAQDKLQNEAFPPNAATSVPEKSQDLGSTPNIECRAGLPDGSEAISSHGQQQQLSEEVIVKQSADASIAAPAPAPATAHSLRDIEETSHPSSFTAETVQGKSFKSDSMLLEVNYIASKEVSGRDDAVATNGCPSSAYSLPAVHYGEQKSMLSGKEHSLVGPDHDKVTRTAPGEETCELLSEASMEVPNDNEIVGFANDSEDSSSMYQGGLVQAVARPNSKRRSVSRTTGAKQQGRNVSGRDKRRGRGRGK, encoded by the exons ATGTCCGCCGTTTCCCGGCCTCCGAACCGACTCACTGAGTTCAAATCGGGCGGAAAAATTGTTCGACCCAGGCGAGCCACTACTCCTCGTCCCACTCCATACGACCGCCCAACCCCTCGCCTTTCCCCTAATTCCACCCCTCAAAACCCTAATTGGCTTTCTCGTCtcattttttctccttctcgCTTGCTCGCCAACGGTGCCGGTAAAGTTTTCTCCTCCGTCTTCGGCTCCGAATCCTCCGATTCCTCCTCCGGCGACGAAGACGACGACGAAGACGAAGACAGCGATGCCGTTTCCACTTCTG AGGGTGAAATGGAAGATACCATTGAAGATGGCGATGAAGGCAGTGCTTCTTCTCTAAGCGGTGAAAAG AAGAATCAAACAACTGAAATTGTTCATTACTCAAAAAAAGATCTCCCGGCTGTAGAGTGGAGGACTGGAACAATGCGTTTAATTGCACAGCTTCTAACGCAGGAAACGTTCACGAG GGAAGAATGCGACAGActaacacatataattaaatcaagagTTGTAGATTCTCCCATCATTAGAGGCACAGAAGATGGGAGACTGGGTGAGGTTCTGGACAAGACAGCTGGCAATG ATGTTGACACACCTGATATCCGCAATACGGCTGTTAAAGAGGCTAAAAAATGGTTTGAGGGGAAGAAATTGGGGGCAAATTCAAAGCCAGTGGAGTGTGGAATCTGCACTCTCAACACTGCTCCACAT GTTACTGAAGAAGAAGCAGGTTCACCAGTGGATTTGGCCAAATCTTACATGCAAGATCGCCCACTATGGGCTTCTCCTTCCACAAACCATATCCAGTTGCAATCCCCATCATCAATGGGAAAAGAGCTTTTTAAGGAAGCAACAGCATTTTCAGTTGGTAGCAAGTCACTGTCACCATCAAAG TTGAACTGGGATTCCCCTGTCACTGGTTCGTGGAATATTCAGGAAGAACTACGCAAAGTGAGATCCAGGGCAACTGAAGAGATGCTAAGGACTCGACCGTCTACCAAAATTGATTGGCCTGCATTAGCTTCAGCTTATAAAGGAGGTCCTAGTTTATTGTGTACTGGAGACGTTGGTGGTGCTAAAGATAAATTTTCCAACTTTACACAATTAGTAGATGTACCTTTGACATGGGGCAGTGCAGCAACTAATTCTGGCTTGACAG ATTCTCAGATGGCACAAGATAAGTTGCAGAATGAAGCTTTTCCACCTAATGCAGCTACTTCTGTTCCTGAAAAAAGTCAG GATCTGGGATCGACACCGAACATTGAGTGTAGGGCAG GCTTGCCTGATGGCTCTGAAGCGATATCAAGCCATGGACAGCAACAACAGCTTTCAGAAGAAGTGATAGTAAAACAAAG TGCTGATGCCTCCATTGCTGCTCCTGCTCCTGCTCCTGCTACTGCTCATAGCCTTAGAGACATCGAGGAGACTAGCCACCCTTCAAGCTTCACAGCAGAAACTGTTCAAGGCAAGAGTTTTAAATCTG ATTCAATGTTACTTGAAGTAAATTATATAGCATCCAAGGAAGTTTCTGGAAGAGATGATGCAGTTGCTACCAATGGCTGCCCTTCTTCAGCATACAG TTTGCCTGCAGTACACTACGGAGAACAGAAGTCTATGCTGTCTGGCAAAGAACACAGTTTAGTTGGTCCAGATCATGACAAGGTGACAAGAACTGCTCCTGGAGAGGAAACCTGCGAGCTTCTGAGTGAGGCTTCCATGGAGGTGCCAAACGATAATGAAATTGTTGGTTTTGCTAATGACTCTGAAGACAGCTCCAGCATGTACCAGGGAGGGTTAGTACAGGCTGTGGCTCGACCAAATTCAAAACGCCGCTCAGTATCCAGGACAACTGGTGCCAAGCAGCAAGGAAGAAACGTTAGCGGCAGAGACAAAAGGAGAGGCAGAGGACGGGGTAAATAA
- the LOC118059408 gene encoding uncharacterized protein isoform X1 — translation MSAVSRPPNRLTEFKSGGKIVRPRRATTPRPTPYDRPTPRLSPNSTPQNPNWLSRLIFSPSRLLANGAGKVFSSVFGSESSDSSSGDEDDDEDEDSDAVSTSEGEMEDTIEDGDEGSASSLSGEKKNQTTEIVHYSKKDLPAVEWRTGTMRLIAQLLTQETFTREECDRLTHIIKSRVVDSPIIRGTEDGRLGEVLDKTAGNVMIQMLTHLISAIRLLKRLKNGLRGRNWGQIQSQWSVESALSTLLHMLVILVTEEEAGSPVDLAKSYMQDRPLWASPSTNHIQLQSPSSMGKELFKEATAFSVGSKSLSPSKLNWDSPVTGSWNIQEELRKVRSRATEEMLRTRPSTKIDWPALASAYKGGPSLLCTGDVGGAKDKFSNFTQLVDVPLTWGSAATNSGLTDSQMAQDKLQNEAFPPNAATSVPEKSQDLGSTPNIECRAGLPDGSEAISSHGQQQQLSEEVIVKQSADASIAAPAPAPATAHSLRDIEETSHPSSFTAETVQGKSFKSDSMLLEVNYIASKEVSGRDDAVATNGCPSSAYSLPAVHYGEQKSMLSGKEHSLVGPDHDKVTRTAPGEETCELLSEASMEVPNDNEIVGFANDSEDSSSMYQGGLVQAVARPNSKRRSVSRTTGAKQQGRNVSGRDKRRGRGRGK, via the exons ATGTCCGCCGTTTCCCGGCCTCCGAACCGACTCACTGAGTTCAAATCGGGCGGAAAAATTGTTCGACCCAGGCGAGCCACTACTCCTCGTCCCACTCCATACGACCGCCCAACCCCTCGCCTTTCCCCTAATTCCACCCCTCAAAACCCTAATTGGCTTTCTCGTCtcattttttctccttctcgCTTGCTCGCCAACGGTGCCGGTAAAGTTTTCTCCTCCGTCTTCGGCTCCGAATCCTCCGATTCCTCCTCCGGCGACGAAGACGACGACGAAGACGAAGACAGCGATGCCGTTTCCACTTCTG AGGGTGAAATGGAAGATACCATTGAAGATGGCGATGAAGGCAGTGCTTCTTCTCTAAGCGGTGAAAAG AAGAATCAAACAACTGAAATTGTTCATTACTCAAAAAAAGATCTCCCGGCTGTAGAGTGGAGGACTGGAACAATGCGTTTAATTGCACAGCTTCTAACGCAGGAAACGTTCACGAG GGAAGAATGCGACAGActaacacatataattaaatcaagagTTGTAGATTCTCCCATCATTAGAGGCACAGAAGATGGGAGACTGGGTGAGGTTCTGGACAAGACAGCTGGCAATG TGATGATCCAGATGTTGACACACCTGATATCCGCAATACGGCTGTTAAAGAGGCTAAAAAATGGTTTGAGGGGAAGAAATTGGGGGCAAATTCAAAGCCAGTGGAGTGTGGAATCTGCACTCTCAACACTGCTCCACATGTTAGTAATCCTG GTTACTGAAGAAGAAGCAGGTTCACCAGTGGATTTGGCCAAATCTTACATGCAAGATCGCCCACTATGGGCTTCTCCTTCCACAAACCATATCCAGTTGCAATCCCCATCATCAATGGGAAAAGAGCTTTTTAAGGAAGCAACAGCATTTTCAGTTGGTAGCAAGTCACTGTCACCATCAAAG TTGAACTGGGATTCCCCTGTCACTGGTTCGTGGAATATTCAGGAAGAACTACGCAAAGTGAGATCCAGGGCAACTGAAGAGATGCTAAGGACTCGACCGTCTACCAAAATTGATTGGCCTGCATTAGCTTCAGCTTATAAAGGAGGTCCTAGTTTATTGTGTACTGGAGACGTTGGTGGTGCTAAAGATAAATTTTCCAACTTTACACAATTAGTAGATGTACCTTTGACATGGGGCAGTGCAGCAACTAATTCTGGCTTGACAG ATTCTCAGATGGCACAAGATAAGTTGCAGAATGAAGCTTTTCCACCTAATGCAGCTACTTCTGTTCCTGAAAAAAGTCAG GATCTGGGATCGACACCGAACATTGAGTGTAGGGCAG GCTTGCCTGATGGCTCTGAAGCGATATCAAGCCATGGACAGCAACAACAGCTTTCAGAAGAAGTGATAGTAAAACAAAG TGCTGATGCCTCCATTGCTGCTCCTGCTCCTGCTCCTGCTACTGCTCATAGCCTTAGAGACATCGAGGAGACTAGCCACCCTTCAAGCTTCACAGCAGAAACTGTTCAAGGCAAGAGTTTTAAATCTG ATTCAATGTTACTTGAAGTAAATTATATAGCATCCAAGGAAGTTTCTGGAAGAGATGATGCAGTTGCTACCAATGGCTGCCCTTCTTCAGCATACAG TTTGCCTGCAGTACACTACGGAGAACAGAAGTCTATGCTGTCTGGCAAAGAACACAGTTTAGTTGGTCCAGATCATGACAAGGTGACAAGAACTGCTCCTGGAGAGGAAACCTGCGAGCTTCTGAGTGAGGCTTCCATGGAGGTGCCAAACGATAATGAAATTGTTGGTTTTGCTAATGACTCTGAAGACAGCTCCAGCATGTACCAGGGAGGGTTAGTACAGGCTGTGGCTCGACCAAATTCAAAACGCCGCTCAGTATCCAGGACAACTGGTGCCAAGCAGCAAGGAAGAAACGTTAGCGGCAGAGACAAAAGGAGAGGCAGAGGACGGGGTAAATAA
- the LOC118059408 gene encoding uncharacterized protein isoform X2, translating into MSAVSRPPNRLTEFKSGGKIVRPRRATTPRPTPYDRPTPRLSPNSTPQNPNWLSRLIFSPSRLLANGAGKVFSSVFGSESSDSSSGDEDDDEDEDSDAVSTSEGEMEDTIEDGDEGSASSLSGEKKNQTTEIVHYSKKDLPAVEWRTGTMRLIAQLLTQETFTREECDRLTHIIKSRVVDSPIIRGTEDGRLGEVLDKTAGNVMIQMLTHLISAIRLLKRLKNGLRGRNWGQIQSQWSVESALSTLLHMLVILVTEEEAGSPVDLAKSYMQDRPLWASPSTNHIQLQSPSSMGKELFKEATAFSVGSKSLSPSKLNWDSPVTGSWNIQEELRKVRSRATEEMLRTRPSTKIDWPALASAYKGGPSLLCTGDVGGAKDKFSNFTQLVDVPLTWGSAATNSGLTDSQMAQDKLQNEAFPPNAATSVPEKSQDLGSTPNIECRAGLPDGSEAISSHGQQQQLSEEVIVKQSADASIAAPAPAPATAHSLRDIEETSHPSSFTAETVQDSMLLEVNYIASKEVSGRDDAVATNGCPSSAYSLPAVHYGEQKSMLSGKEHSLVGPDHDKVTRTAPGEETCELLSEASMEVPNDNEIVGFANDSEDSSSMYQGGLVQAVARPNSKRRSVSRTTGAKQQGRNVSGRDKRRGRGRGK; encoded by the exons ATGTCCGCCGTTTCCCGGCCTCCGAACCGACTCACTGAGTTCAAATCGGGCGGAAAAATTGTTCGACCCAGGCGAGCCACTACTCCTCGTCCCACTCCATACGACCGCCCAACCCCTCGCCTTTCCCCTAATTCCACCCCTCAAAACCCTAATTGGCTTTCTCGTCtcattttttctccttctcgCTTGCTCGCCAACGGTGCCGGTAAAGTTTTCTCCTCCGTCTTCGGCTCCGAATCCTCCGATTCCTCCTCCGGCGACGAAGACGACGACGAAGACGAAGACAGCGATGCCGTTTCCACTTCTG AGGGTGAAATGGAAGATACCATTGAAGATGGCGATGAAGGCAGTGCTTCTTCTCTAAGCGGTGAAAAG AAGAATCAAACAACTGAAATTGTTCATTACTCAAAAAAAGATCTCCCGGCTGTAGAGTGGAGGACTGGAACAATGCGTTTAATTGCACAGCTTCTAACGCAGGAAACGTTCACGAG GGAAGAATGCGACAGActaacacatataattaaatcaagagTTGTAGATTCTCCCATCATTAGAGGCACAGAAGATGGGAGACTGGGTGAGGTTCTGGACAAGACAGCTGGCAATG TGATGATCCAGATGTTGACACACCTGATATCCGCAATACGGCTGTTAAAGAGGCTAAAAAATGGTTTGAGGGGAAGAAATTGGGGGCAAATTCAAAGCCAGTGGAGTGTGGAATCTGCACTCTCAACACTGCTCCACATGTTAGTAATCCTG GTTACTGAAGAAGAAGCAGGTTCACCAGTGGATTTGGCCAAATCTTACATGCAAGATCGCCCACTATGGGCTTCTCCTTCCACAAACCATATCCAGTTGCAATCCCCATCATCAATGGGAAAAGAGCTTTTTAAGGAAGCAACAGCATTTTCAGTTGGTAGCAAGTCACTGTCACCATCAAAG TTGAACTGGGATTCCCCTGTCACTGGTTCGTGGAATATTCAGGAAGAACTACGCAAAGTGAGATCCAGGGCAACTGAAGAGATGCTAAGGACTCGACCGTCTACCAAAATTGATTGGCCTGCATTAGCTTCAGCTTATAAAGGAGGTCCTAGTTTATTGTGTACTGGAGACGTTGGTGGTGCTAAAGATAAATTTTCCAACTTTACACAATTAGTAGATGTACCTTTGACATGGGGCAGTGCAGCAACTAATTCTGGCTTGACAG ATTCTCAGATGGCACAAGATAAGTTGCAGAATGAAGCTTTTCCACCTAATGCAGCTACTTCTGTTCCTGAAAAAAGTCAG GATCTGGGATCGACACCGAACATTGAGTGTAGGGCAG GCTTGCCTGATGGCTCTGAAGCGATATCAAGCCATGGACAGCAACAACAGCTTTCAGAAGAAGTGATAGTAAAACAAAG TGCTGATGCCTCCATTGCTGCTCCTGCTCCTGCTCCTGCTACTGCTCATAGCCTTAGAGACATCGAGGAGACTAGCCACCCTTCAAGCTTCACAGCAGAAACTGTTCAAG ATTCAATGTTACTTGAAGTAAATTATATAGCATCCAAGGAAGTTTCTGGAAGAGATGATGCAGTTGCTACCAATGGCTGCCCTTCTTCAGCATACAG TTTGCCTGCAGTACACTACGGAGAACAGAAGTCTATGCTGTCTGGCAAAGAACACAGTTTAGTTGGTCCAGATCATGACAAGGTGACAAGAACTGCTCCTGGAGAGGAAACCTGCGAGCTTCTGAGTGAGGCTTCCATGGAGGTGCCAAACGATAATGAAATTGTTGGTTTTGCTAATGACTCTGAAGACAGCTCCAGCATGTACCAGGGAGGGTTAGTACAGGCTGTGGCTCGACCAAATTCAAAACGCCGCTCAGTATCCAGGACAACTGGTGCCAAGCAGCAAGGAAGAAACGTTAGCGGCAGAGACAAAAGGAGAGGCAGAGGACGGGGTAAATAA
- the LOC118059410 gene encoding cytoplasmic 60S subunit biogenesis factor REI1 homolog 1: protein MPGLTCNACNKEFNDDAEQKLHYKSEWHRYNLKRKVAGVPGVTEALFVARQFAIAKEKEKNEIPLLYSCVLCNKGYQSSKAHDQHLKSRSHILQASQGTNQEEENTVIKQLRRREVNKRAVQWVADAGESEESEDEWEEVGSDEELVAGATKSLTGLNVNEMASLVYIVEDEEDDELLDPSCCFMCDQEHDNIESCMAHMHKQHGFFIPDIEYLKDPKGLLTYIGLKVKRDFMCMYCNDKRQSFNSLEAVRKHMEAKSHCKVHYGDGDEDEEAELEDFYDYSSSYVDEDGKQLVALGDTANIAALGSGDSELIITTRSANKVSSKTLGSREYLRYYRQKPRPSPANDMVITAALASRYRSMGLATVQSREQMVRMKVMKQVNRSAETMRTKISMKNNVIWNLPKNVLY from the exons ATGCCAGGGCTAACTTGTAACGCTTGTAATAAGGAATTCAATGATGACGCTGAACAAAAACTCCATTACAAGTCTGAATGGCACCGTTACAATCTTAAACGCAAG GTTGCTGGTGTTCCGGGAGTGACTGAAGCATTGTTTGTGGCTAGACAGTTTGCAATTgctaaagagaaagagaagaatgaAATCCCTTTGCTTTATAGTTGTGTTCTATGCAACAAGGGATATCAAAGTTCCAAAGCTCATGATCAGCACCTTAAATCAAGGAGCCATATACTGCAAGCTTCTCAAGGAACAAACCAAGAAGAGGAGAATACTGTGATTAAACAGCTTCGTCGTCGTGAGGTGAATAAGCGTGCAGTGCAATGGGTGGCAGATGCTGGAGAAAGTGAAGAGAGTGAGGATGAGTGGGAAGAAGTTGGTTCAGATGAAGAGCTGGTTGCTGGGGCCACTAAGTCTTTGACTGGTTTGAATGTAAATGAGATGGCCTCTCTTGTTTATATAGTTgaggatgaagaagatgatgagttGCTGGATCCATCCTGTTGCTTCATGTGCGATCAAGAGCATGATAACATAGAAAGTTGCATGGCTCACATGCATAAGCAGCATGGGTTCTTTATTCCTGATATCGAGTATTTGAAGGATCCAAAGGGTCTTCTTACTTATATTGGCCTCAAG GTGAAGAGGGATTTCATGTGTATGTACTGCAATGACAAGCGTCAATCTTTCAACAGCTTGGAAGCTGTTAGGAAGCATATGGAAGCTAAAAGTCACTGCAAAGTACATTACGGTGACGGCGATGAGGATGAGGAAGCTGAATTAGAAGACTTCTATGACTATAGTAGCAG CTACGTGGATGAGGATGGTAAACAACTTGTTGCTTTGGGCGACACTGCCAACATCGCAGCACTTGGTAGTGGTGATTCAGAGCTGATTATAACCACAAGATCTGCTAATAAAGTATCATCCAAAACTCTTGGTTCTCGAGAATATTTGCGGTACTACCGCCAGAAGCCACGTCCATCACCGGCAAATGATATGGTCATAACTGCTGCACTTGCCTCTAG GTACCGGAGCATGGGGCTGGCAACTGTGCAGTCAAGAGAGCAAATGGTGAGGATGAAAGTCATGAAGCAAGTGAATCGATCAGCTGAGACCATGCGCACCAAGATTAGCATGAAGAATAACGTTATTTGGAACCTGCCCAAGAACGTCCTGTATTAG